Below is a genomic region from Burkholderia pyrrocinia.
AGCGATTGATTTCGTCCGCCGAGATCAGCTCGGCCACCAGCACTGGCGCCGGCCCCTGCAGGTAATACTCGTGTTCGAGCGGCTCCCGCAGCTTCATGAACGTTTCCGAGCCGACCTGCATTGTCTCGCCCGCATGCATGCGCGCACCGCTTTCCAGCAGGTAGTGCATCACGTTGTTGAAGATGCCGGAATAGCGTTCGCCTTCATGATGGCCTTCCGCAAGTGCGGCGAAATCGGGCAGGCCGAACACGTCGGCGCCATAGGTGCGCATCCACACGCCTTCGACGCCTTCGACCTCGTATTTCACGAAGCCGCAGAAGAACAGGTTCAACGGGATCCCGCGCAGCACTTCGAGGCTCTCTTCGCCGAGTTCCTTCGCATCGAAGACGCCGGCCGGCAGCGACGTGTGTGCGTGCTCGTTCAGCACCGCGAGGCCGTTCTGTTCGGCCAGCGCGCCGGCAACGGCCGCCAGCGCGACATACTGGTCGAGCGGATTCGCTTCGTGTCCGGCGTAGTAAAGGATCACGTGACTGCGGCTCGCGCGCACCTGCTGCTTCAGTTCCTGCCCGTAGTGGGCGGGCGCGACGCACGCTTCCAGCGCGTCGGACGGATAGGGCGCATCGAAGCCGACCAGCCGGACGACGTGGTTGCCCCAGCCGGCGAGCCCGAATACCTGTTCCAGCGTCGGCTCGGTTTCGACGCGCGCCTGCTTCATGCCCGGATGGTACGCACGCAGCGCGGCCGTCAGCGATGCGATATCGACCTGCAGCGGGCCGTCGAAGACGACCGTCACGCTCAGCGGATTCTCGATGTCGGATGCCGCGACCAGTGCGGCGGGGTTTTCGGGTTCTTCTTTGCGGCCAAAGAATCGGGATATCAGGCTCATTGGATTAATGTTTGTGTCGACGCCGTTTCAGGGAGGAGTGCCCTGTTCTCTCGGTCAGGGCTCGCCGTCAGGGTGACGGCCGCCCGTAGTTTCCCCGGGTTCGGCGAATCTGGCAAATGCCCGATGGCGCGGCCATGGCGCGTTCGAACGCATCCGGACGGAGATGGCGCCGACACGCCGGACCAAGCGGGTGCGTATCAGCGCGGCAGCGCTTCGGCTTCGGCCCAGCGCTTGAACGAATCGAGACGCCGGCGCGTCTGCACGAGATAGAACGCGCCGATCAGCGGTTCGAGCAGCCAGCGCAGCCAGGACGGCTGAGCGCGGAAGTTGTACGTGAATTTCACTTCGGTCGAACCCGGCGTGTGTTCGGTGAAGTTCCAGCTGCCGCTGAAGCGTTCGAGCACCTTCGGCCCTTCGACCATCTCGACGGCGGCGACCTGCGGCGGGCGGTACGAGATGTAGCGCGACACCATCGTCGCGCCCGACTGGCTGCGGCAGAACGCGTCGACGCCGACGTCGGCCGTCGTTTCGTCGAGCAGATAGGCGTCGGTGAGGAAGCTGTCCCACACGAGCCGCCGCGCGTAGTCCTGCGACCACGTGAAGAGGCGTCTGCGATCGACGCCGACGGTCCGGCTGACTGAGATCCTCATGATGGCGGGCGCCGTGGCGCGGATTGGGATGAAATCGAGTGTAACCCGCCAATGCCGCGCATTTCTTCAGACTTGGTCAAGTCGAGCGTGTGCTCGATTGACGCACCTCGGGATTTCCCCTAGGATTCAATCCAACCCTTCGGGAAAGACCCGAAGCGTTTCAATCTCTTGAGGGAGCCTCATGAGTACGCAACAGAACCGGCGCTTCGACGCGCTCGTTTTCATTGGTCGTTTCCAGCCCCCGCATCGTGGTCACCTGAATGTGCTGAAGTCGGCACTGAGCCGGGCCGAGCGCGTGTGCGTGCTGATCGGGTCGACCGACAAGCCCCGCACCATCAAGGATCCGTTCTCGTTCGACGAGCGCCGCCAGATGCTGGCTTCGCTGTTCGACGTGTCCGAGCGCGACCGCGTGACGATCGCGCCGTTGCAGGATTCGACGTACAACGACGGCGACTGGGTGCGCTGGGTGCAGGACGCCGTCGCGTCCGCGCTCGGCGACGTCGCGCAGCGCAAGGTCGGACTGATCGGCCACGAGAAGGACGCCACCTCGTATTACCTGCGGATGTTCCCGCAATGGGAACTCGTCGACGTCGATGCGACCGAAGACATTTCCGCTACCGAGATCCGCGACCAGTATTTCGCCGAACGCACCAACAGCTTCGTGCAGTGGGCCGTGCCGGAACCCGTGTTCGGCTGGCTCGAGCGTTTCCGCACGCAGCCGGAATTCGCGCAACTGAAGTCGGAAGCCGAATTCATCGCCGCATATCGCAAGGCGTGGGCAGCCGCGCCGTATCCCGTCACGTTCGTGACGGTCGACGCGGTGGTCGTGCACTCGGGCCATATCCTGCTGGTGCGCCGCCGCAGCGAACCGGGCCGCGGCCTGTGGGCGCTGCCGGGCGGGTTCGTGAACCAGGACGAGCGGCTCGACGCGGCCTGCATCCGCGAGTTGCGCGAGGAAACCGGCCTGAAGCTGCCGGAGCCCGTGCTGCGCGGCTCGATCAAGGATCGCCAGGTGTTCGATCACCCGACCCGCTCGCTGCGCGGCCGCACGATCACGCACGCGTGCCTGTTCAACTTCCCGACCGGCGAGCTGCCGCGCGTGAAGGGCAGCGACGACGCCGACAAGGCGCGTTGGGTGCCGCTCAACGAATTCGCGCAGATGCGCAACGTGATGTTCGAGGATCACTTCGACATCGCGTATCACTTCCTGGGGAAGCTGTGACCCGCTGATTCCCCGCATTCCGGTCCGCTGCGACAGACGCGGCGGCACTTCAACGGCCTAGAGGAGCTCTAGCCATGCAAAACGATCCCGGCGGCTTTGCCGCGGTTCTCGCCAATCCGATTCTCAACACGGATTCGTACAAGGCTTCCCACTTCCTGCAATATCCGCCCGACGCGTCGGCGATGTTCTCGTACGTCGAATCGCGCGGCGGCCGCTACGACCGCACGCTGTTCTTCGGCCTGCAGATGCTGCTGAAGGAGTATCTGTGCAAGCCGGTCACGCACGCGATGATCGACGACGCGCGCGATTTCTTCACGGTGCACGGCGAGCCGTTCAACGAAGCTGGGTGGCGTTATATCGTCGAACGCTACGACGGTTATCTGCCGGTGAAGATCCGCGCGGTGCCGGAAGGTTCGGTCGTGCCGGTGCACAACGTGCTGATGACCGTCGAATGCGACGACCCGCAGGTGTTCTGGCTCGCGTCGTATCTCGAGACGATGCTGCTGCGCGTCTGGTATCCGGTCACGGTCGCGACGCGCAGCTGGCACCTGCGGCAGACGATCCGCGGCTTCCTCGAAAGGACCGACGACGATCTTGCGCAACTGCCGTTCAAGCTGCACGACTTCGGCGCGCGCGGCGTGTCGAGCGCGGAGTCGGCCGCGATCGGCGGCGCGGCGCACCTCGTAAGCTTCATGGGCTCGGACACGGTGCTCGGCGTGCTGGCCGCGAACCGCTTCTATCGCGAGCCGATGGCTGCGTACTCGGTGCCGGCGGCCGAGCACAGCACGATCACGTCGTGGGGACGCGAAGGCGAGGCCGATGCGTACCGGAACATGATTGCGCGCTTCGGTTTGCCCGGCGCGATTGTGTCGGTCGTGTCGGACTCCTACGATCTGTTCGCCGCGCTCGATCTGTGGGGCGGCGAACTGCGGCAGGCCGTGATCGATTCGGGCGCGACGCTCGTCGTGCGCCCCGATTCGGGCGACCCCGTGAAGATCGTGATGCAGACCGTGCGTGCGCTCGACGCGTCGTTCGGCTCGACCGTGAACGGCAAGGGGCGGCGCGTGCTGAACCGCGTGCGCGTGATCCAGGGCGACGGTGTCGACGAGCTGTCGATCGACGCGATTCTTTCCGCACTCGACGACGCGGGTTATGCAGCCGGCAATGTCGTGTTCGGCATGGGCGGCGCGTTGCTGCAGCAGGTGAACCGCGATACGCAGCGCTTTGCGATGAAGTGCTCGGCGATCCGGCGCGGCGGCGTGTGGCACGACGTTCGCAAGGATCCGGTCACCGATCAGGGCAAGCGCTCGAAGAAGGGGCGGCTCACGCTGCTGCGCAATCGCCGCACCGGCGAGTACCGGACGACGACGTTGCCTGTTGCGTGGGACGATCGTGCGCTGGAAGGCGAATGGGACGAGGCGCTCGAGACGGTGTTCGATACGGGGCGGTTGCTGGTCGACACGTCGTTTGCCGAAGTGCGGGCGAGGGCGCACGCGGGGGAGGTTTGAGGTAGAGAGCGGGGTGGCGCGAGACGTTCGTGTCACCCTGGC
It encodes:
- a CDS encoding DUF4261 domain-containing protein gives rise to the protein MSLISRFFGRKEEPENPAALVAASDIENPLSVTVVFDGPLQVDIASLTAALRAYHPGMKQARVETEPTLEQVFGLAGWGNHVVRLVGFDAPYPSDALEACVAPAHYGQELKQQVRASRSHVILYYAGHEANPLDQYVALAAVAGALAEQNGLAVLNEHAHTSLPAGVFDAKELGEESLEVLRGIPLNLFFCGFVKYEVEGVEGVWMRTYGADVFGLPDFAALAEGHHEGERYSGIFNNVMHYLLESGARMHAGETMQVGSETFMKLREPLEHEYYLQGPAPVLVAELISADEINR
- a CDS encoding type II toxin-antitoxin system RatA family toxin → MRISVSRTVGVDRRRLFTWSQDYARRLVWDSFLTDAYLLDETTADVGVDAFCRSQSGATMVSRYISYRPPQVAAVEMVEGPKVLERFSGSWNFTEHTPGSTEVKFTYNFRAQPSWLRWLLEPLIGAFYLVQTRRRLDSFKRWAEAEALPR
- a CDS encoding bifunctional nicotinamide-nucleotide adenylyltransferase/Nudix hydroxylase; protein product: MSTQQNRRFDALVFIGRFQPPHRGHLNVLKSALSRAERVCVLIGSTDKPRTIKDPFSFDERRQMLASLFDVSERDRVTIAPLQDSTYNDGDWVRWVQDAVASALGDVAQRKVGLIGHEKDATSYYLRMFPQWELVDVDATEDISATEIRDQYFAERTNSFVQWAVPEPVFGWLERFRTQPEFAQLKSEAEFIAAYRKAWAAAPYPVTFVTVDAVVVHSGHILLVRRRSEPGRGLWALPGGFVNQDERLDAACIRELREETGLKLPEPVLRGSIKDRQVFDHPTRSLRGRTITHACLFNFPTGELPRVKGSDDADKARWVPLNEFAQMRNVMFEDHFDIAYHFLGKL
- a CDS encoding nicotinate phosphoribosyltransferase, whose amino-acid sequence is MQNDPGGFAAVLANPILNTDSYKASHFLQYPPDASAMFSYVESRGGRYDRTLFFGLQMLLKEYLCKPVTHAMIDDARDFFTVHGEPFNEAGWRYIVERYDGYLPVKIRAVPEGSVVPVHNVLMTVECDDPQVFWLASYLETMLLRVWYPVTVATRSWHLRQTIRGFLERTDDDLAQLPFKLHDFGARGVSSAESAAIGGAAHLVSFMGSDTVLGVLAANRFYREPMAAYSVPAAEHSTITSWGREGEADAYRNMIARFGLPGAIVSVVSDSYDLFAALDLWGGELRQAVIDSGATLVVRPDSGDPVKIVMQTVRALDASFGSTVNGKGRRVLNRVRVIQGDGVDELSIDAILSALDDAGYAAGNVVFGMGGALLQQVNRDTQRFAMKCSAIRRGGVWHDVRKDPVTDQGKRSKKGRLTLLRNRRTGEYRTTTLPVAWDDRALEGEWDEALETVFDTGRLLVDTSFAEVRARAHAGEV